The Cytobacillus oceanisediminis genomic interval AGGATCAAGCGGCCTCAGCTACAATCAACTCAGTGATTAAACTTCGTTTGCAATTAAATATCAACAACCTGAATCATCGTTAAGAACCTATTTTAAATGCCTAGTTATTTTTCATTCTTGTTTTACATATTTCCAAAAACAAGTGTTACGATCACAATGGAGGCAATGATGCCTGCCAAATCGGCTAAGAGTCCGACTTTGAGGGCATCTCCCATTTTTTTGATTCCTACCGCTCCAAAGTAGACCGTCAGTACATAAAAAGTTGTATCTGTACTGCCCTGAAGCACTGAGGCAAGTCTGCCTATGAACGAGTCGGGACCATGGACAGCGATTAAGTCACTGGTCATTCCCAGGGCTGCAGTTCCAGAGATCGGACGGATGATAGCCAGGGGTACGATATCGGGAGGTACTCCAATGGCATATAGTCCGGGCCTGATCAGATCCATAAAATACTCCAGAGCGCCGGAAGCCCTGAAGACCGATATGGCTACAAGCATGCCGACAAGAAACGGAATGATGGATACAGCAATTTTTATGCCTTCTTTTCCGCCTTCAGTAAAGCTTTCATAGGTAGGAACTTTCTTTAATGTTCCATATATTAATATAAAGCCTATTAAAATAGGAATTAACCAAAGGGAAACAGCTGACACAATCTCCATCCTAACCTCATCCTTTACGCGTTCTTCGGTAATAGAAATAGCGGTCAATCATTATTGCAGCCAATGTTGAGCAGAATGTAGCCACTAAAGTGGGACCTACAATATCGGTTGGCGAGGCGGAATTATAATTCATCCGTATTGCAATCACGGTTGTAGGAATTAAAGTAAGACTTGAAGTGTTAATGGCCAAAAAGGTAATCATAGAGCGGCTCGCTTCATTTTTGCCTCCATTCAATTGCTTCAGCTCTTCCATAGCTTTTATGCCGAGCGGGGTAGCTGCGTTTCCAAGACCGAACATATTGGCCATCATATTTGAAAGCATATATCCCATCGCAGGGTGATCGCCGGGCACCTCTGGAAAAAGCTTTTTCACAATTGGCCGGAATAACGAAGCAAGTATTTTCAGCAATCCAGCGTCCTCTGCTATTCTCATCATTCCCAGCCAAAAAACTAGAATGCTAATCAGACCTATACATAATGTTACCGCTTCTTTTGCACCATTGAAAATGGCTTCGTTCACTTCATTCATGGTGCCATTTATCATGGCAAAAACAATGCCTATAGCGGTAAGCATCACCCATATGATATTAACCATTTGTCTTCACTCCCGCAATGGAGGTAAAAAGACCCTTAAAGTAATCCAATAGCGATTTATCTTCTTTTGCTGGATCATGCTTATAATATAAAGGAAGCTTTTTAACAGGCTGATCTTCAAAATACACTGTTGCGTGGCCGATGACTTCAGGCATGGTCCGGCTGTCTTCCCATTTTGAGTCAGGCTTCTGCAGCTTTATATCAATTTTAAACTTGTCTTTTTCGTCTTTTGAAACAGGGTAGTTGTAGGAATGCTTTAAATAAACTTTGCCTTTATAATACTCTTCATCCATATCCTCTATAATTCCCTCGGGCAA includes:
- a CDS encoding spore maturation protein, encoding MEIVSAVSLWLIPILIGFILIYGTLKKVPTYESFTEGGKEGIKIAVSIIPFLVGMLVAISVFRASGALEYFMDLIRPGLYAIGVPPDIVPLAIIRPISGTAALGMTSDLIAVHGPDSFIGRLASVLQGSTDTTFYVLTVYFGAVGIKKMGDALKVGLLADLAGIIASIVIVTLVFGNM
- a CDS encoding nucleoside recognition domain-containing protein translates to MVNIIWVMLTAIGIVFAMINGTMNEVNEAIFNGAKEAVTLCIGLISILVFWLGMMRIAEDAGLLKILASLFRPIVKKLFPEVPGDHPAMGYMLSNMMANMFGLGNAATPLGIKAMEELKQLNGGKNEASRSMITFLAINTSSLTLIPTTVIAIRMNYNSASPTDIVGPTLVATFCSTLAAIMIDRYFYYRRTRKG